Proteins from one Ovis aries strain OAR_USU_Benz2616 breed Rambouillet chromosome 12, ARS-UI_Ramb_v3.0, whole genome shotgun sequence genomic window:
- the ZBTB17 gene encoding zinc finger and BTB domain-containing protein 17 isoform X1, with amino-acid sequence MRTFVCSCGFFHSREKTAQRLVWPRPVLATPLWFHLHLPAMDFPQHSQHVLEQLNQQRQLGLLCDCTFVVDGVDFKAHKAVLAACSEYFKMLFVDQKDVVHLDISNAAGLGQVLEFMYTAKLSLSSENVDDVLAVASFLQMQDIITACHALKSLAEPAASPGENVEASAAEVGDKRAKEEKAAATALSELDPARSSPPAGPSREPKEERGGQAESTGSGAEQTEKADAPREPVELKPDPTSGMAAAEAEAALSESSEQEMEVEPARKGEEREEEEGAAPTVVKEEGPPLEKGEAPEESEESASTDSGQELGAEARGLRSGTYGDRTESKAYGSVIHKCEDCGKEFTHTGNFKRHIRIHTGEKPFSCRECSKAFSDPAACKAHEKTHSPLKPYGCEECGKSYRLISLLNLHKKRHSGEARYRCEDCGKLFTTSGNLKRHQLVHSGEKPYQCDYCGRSFSDPTSKMRHLETHDTDKEHKCPHCDKKFNQVGNLKAHLKIHIADGPLKCRECGKQFTTSGNLKRHLRIHSGEKPYVCVHCQRQFADPGALQRHVRIHTGEKPCQCVMCGKAFTQASSLIAHVRQHTGEKPYVCERCGKRFVQSSQLANHIRHHDNIRPHKCSVCSKAFVNVGDLSKHIIIHTGEKPYLCDKCGRGFNRVDNLRSHVKTVHQGKAGIKILEPEEGGEVSVVTVDDMVTLATEALAATAVTQLTVVPVGAAVTADETEVLKAEISKAVKQVQEEDPNTHILYACDSCGDKFLDANSLAQHVRIHTAQALVMFQTDADFYQQYGPGSTWPAGQVLQAGELVFRPRDGADGQPALAETPPTAPECPPSAE; translated from the exons ATGCGCACATTTGTCTGCTCGTGTGGCTTTTTCCACAGTAGGGAGAAGACAGCTCAGAGGTTGGTTTGGCCCAGGCCTGTCCTTGCCACCCCCCTTTGGTTCCATTTACACCTGCCTG CCATGGATTTTCCCCAGCACAGCCAGCACGTCTTGGAGCAGCTGAACCAGCAGCGACAACTGGGACTTTTGTGCGACTGCACTTTTGTGGTGGACGGCGTTGACTTTAAGGCTCATAAAGCAGTGCTGGCAGCCTGCAGTGAATACTTCAAGATGCTCTTCGTGGACCAGAAGGATGTGGTGCACCTGGACATCAGTAACGCGGCAG GCCTGGGGCAGGTGCTGGAGTTTATGTACACAGCCAagctgagcctgagctctgagAACGTGGACGATGTGCTGGCCGTGGCCAGCTTCCTGCAGATGCAGGACATCATCACAGCCTGTCATGCCCTCAAGTCACTGGCTGAGCCGGCTGCCAGCCCTGGGGAGAATGTGGAGGCCTCAGCCGCAGAAG TGGGTGACAAGAGAGCCAAAGAGGAGAAGGCTGCTGCCACTGCGCTGAGTGAGCTGGACCCGGCCAGGAGCAGTCCGCCCGCGGGCCCAAGCCGGGAGCCCAAGGAGGAGCGAGGTGGCCAGGCCGAGAGCACGGGCAGCG gTGCAGAGCAGACGGAGAAGGCAGATGCTCCCCGGGAGCCTGTGGAGCTCAAGCCGGACCCCACGAGTGGCATGGCTGCTGCTGAGGCCGAGGCTGCCTTGTCAGAGAGCTCAGAGCAAG AAATGGAGGTGGAGCCGGCCAGGAAGGGAGAAGAgcgagaggaggaggagggcgcCGCGCCGACGGTGGTCAAGGAAGAGGGGCCGCCACTGGAAAAGGGCGAGGCCCCGGAGGAGAGTGAGGAGTCAGCCAGCACGGACTCGGGCCAGGAGCTCGGCGCTGAGGCCCGAGGCCTGCGCTCAGGCACCTACGGCGACCGCACGGAGTCCAAGGCCTATGGCTCGGTCATCCACAAGTGCGAG GACTGTGGGAAGGAGTTCACGCACACCGGGAACTTCAAGCGGCACATCCGCATCCACACTGGTGAGAAGCCGTTCTCGTGCCGGGAGTGCAGCAAGGCCTTCTCCGACCCGGCCGCCTGCAAGGCCCACGAGAAGACGCACAG CCCGCTGAAGCCCTACGGCTGTGAGGAGTGTGGCAAGAGCTACCGGCTCATCAGCCTGCTGAACCTGCACAAGAAGCGGCACTCGGGCGAGGCGCGCTACCGCTGCGAGGACTGTGGCAAGCTCTTCACCACGTCGGGCAACCTCAAGCGGCACCAGCTGGTGCACAGCGGCGAGAAGCCCTACCAGTGCGACTACTGCGGCCGCTCCTTCTCTGACCCCACGTCGAAGATGCGCCACCTGGAGACGCACGACACAGACAAGGAGCACAAGTGCCCGCACTGCGACAAGAAGTTCAACCAG GTGGGGAATCTGAAGGCCCACCTGAAGATCCACATCGCCGATGGGCCCCTCAAGTGCCGGGAATGTGGAAAGCAGTTCACCACCTCAG GGAACCTGAAGCGGCACCTGCGGATCCACAGCGGGGAGAAACCCTACGTGTGCGTCCACTGCCAGCGGCAGTTCGCTGACCCCGGCGCCCTGCAGCGGCACGTTCGCATTCACACGG GTGAGAAGCCATGCCAGTGCGTGATGTGCGGCAAAGCCTTCACCCAGGCCAGCTCTCTAATTGCCCATGTGCGCCAGCACACCGGGGAGAAGCCCTACGTCTGTGAGCGCTGCGGCAAGAG ATTCGTCCAGTCCAGCCAGTTGGCCAATCATATCCGCCACCATGATAATATCCGCCCCCACAAGTGTAGCGTATGCAGCAAGGCCTTCGTGAATGTGGGGGACCTGTCTAAGCACATCATTATCCACACTG GAGAGAAGCCCTACCTGTGTGACAAGTGTGGTCGCGGTTTCAACCGGGTGGACAACCTTCGCTCCCATGTGAAGACTGTGCACCAGGGCAAGGCCGGCATCAAAATCCTGGAGCCAGAGGAGGGTGGTGAGGTCAGTGTGGTCACTGTCGATGACATGGTCACGCTGGCCACCGAGGCACTGGCAGCAACGGCTGTCACACAGCTCACAG TGGTGCCAGTAGGGGCCGCAGTGACTGCCGATGAGACTGAAGTCCTCAAAGCTGAGATCAGCAAAGCTGTGAAGCAAGTGCAGGAAGAAG ATCCCAACACCCACATCCTCTATGCCTGTGATTCCTGCGGGGATAAGTTTCTGGACGCAAACAGCCTGGCCCAGCACGTGCGGATCCACACGGCCCAGGCACTGGTCATGTTCCAGACAGATGCGGACTTCTACCAGCAGTATGGGCCGGGCAGCACGTGGCCAGCCGGGCAGGTGCTGCAGGCCGGGGAGCTGGTTTTCCGTCCTCGGGACGGGGCCGATGGGCAGCCTGCCCTGGCAGAGACACCCCCCACAGCCCCTGAATGTCCACCGTCTGCTGAGTGA
- the ZBTB17 gene encoding zinc finger and BTB domain-containing protein 17 isoform X2, with product MDFPQHSQHVLEQLNQQRQLGLLCDCTFVVDGVDFKAHKAVLAACSEYFKMLFVDQKDVVHLDISNAAGLGQVLEFMYTAKLSLSSENVDDVLAVASFLQMQDIITACHALKSLAEPAASPGENVEASAAEVGDKRAKEEKAAATALSELDPARSSPPAGPSREPKEERGGQAESTGSGAEQTEKADAPREPVELKPDPTSGMAAAEAEAALSESSEQEMEVEPARKGEEREEEEGAAPTVVKEEGPPLEKGEAPEESEESASTDSGQELGAEARGLRSGTYGDRTESKAYGSVIHKCEDCGKEFTHTGNFKRHIRIHTGEKPFSCRECSKAFSDPAACKAHEKTHSPLKPYGCEECGKSYRLISLLNLHKKRHSGEARYRCEDCGKLFTTSGNLKRHQLVHSGEKPYQCDYCGRSFSDPTSKMRHLETHDTDKEHKCPHCDKKFNQVGNLKAHLKIHIADGPLKCRECGKQFTTSGNLKRHLRIHSGEKPYVCVHCQRQFADPGALQRHVRIHTGEKPCQCVMCGKAFTQASSLIAHVRQHTGEKPYVCERCGKRFVQSSQLANHIRHHDNIRPHKCSVCSKAFVNVGDLSKHIIIHTGEKPYLCDKCGRGFNRVDNLRSHVKTVHQGKAGIKILEPEEGGEVSVVTVDDMVTLATEALAATAVTQLTVVPVGAAVTADETEVLKAEISKAVKQVQEEDPNTHILYACDSCGDKFLDANSLAQHVRIHTAQALVMFQTDADFYQQYGPGSTWPAGQVLQAGELVFRPRDGADGQPALAETPPTAPECPPSAE from the exons ATGGATTTTCCCCAGCACAGCCAGCACGTCTTGGAGCAGCTGAACCAGCAGCGACAACTGGGACTTTTGTGCGACTGCACTTTTGTGGTGGACGGCGTTGACTTTAAGGCTCATAAAGCAGTGCTGGCAGCCTGCAGTGAATACTTCAAGATGCTCTTCGTGGACCAGAAGGATGTGGTGCACCTGGACATCAGTAACGCGGCAG GCCTGGGGCAGGTGCTGGAGTTTATGTACACAGCCAagctgagcctgagctctgagAACGTGGACGATGTGCTGGCCGTGGCCAGCTTCCTGCAGATGCAGGACATCATCACAGCCTGTCATGCCCTCAAGTCACTGGCTGAGCCGGCTGCCAGCCCTGGGGAGAATGTGGAGGCCTCAGCCGCAGAAG TGGGTGACAAGAGAGCCAAAGAGGAGAAGGCTGCTGCCACTGCGCTGAGTGAGCTGGACCCGGCCAGGAGCAGTCCGCCCGCGGGCCCAAGCCGGGAGCCCAAGGAGGAGCGAGGTGGCCAGGCCGAGAGCACGGGCAGCG gTGCAGAGCAGACGGAGAAGGCAGATGCTCCCCGGGAGCCTGTGGAGCTCAAGCCGGACCCCACGAGTGGCATGGCTGCTGCTGAGGCCGAGGCTGCCTTGTCAGAGAGCTCAGAGCAAG AAATGGAGGTGGAGCCGGCCAGGAAGGGAGAAGAgcgagaggaggaggagggcgcCGCGCCGACGGTGGTCAAGGAAGAGGGGCCGCCACTGGAAAAGGGCGAGGCCCCGGAGGAGAGTGAGGAGTCAGCCAGCACGGACTCGGGCCAGGAGCTCGGCGCTGAGGCCCGAGGCCTGCGCTCAGGCACCTACGGCGACCGCACGGAGTCCAAGGCCTATGGCTCGGTCATCCACAAGTGCGAG GACTGTGGGAAGGAGTTCACGCACACCGGGAACTTCAAGCGGCACATCCGCATCCACACTGGTGAGAAGCCGTTCTCGTGCCGGGAGTGCAGCAAGGCCTTCTCCGACCCGGCCGCCTGCAAGGCCCACGAGAAGACGCACAG CCCGCTGAAGCCCTACGGCTGTGAGGAGTGTGGCAAGAGCTACCGGCTCATCAGCCTGCTGAACCTGCACAAGAAGCGGCACTCGGGCGAGGCGCGCTACCGCTGCGAGGACTGTGGCAAGCTCTTCACCACGTCGGGCAACCTCAAGCGGCACCAGCTGGTGCACAGCGGCGAGAAGCCCTACCAGTGCGACTACTGCGGCCGCTCCTTCTCTGACCCCACGTCGAAGATGCGCCACCTGGAGACGCACGACACAGACAAGGAGCACAAGTGCCCGCACTGCGACAAGAAGTTCAACCAG GTGGGGAATCTGAAGGCCCACCTGAAGATCCACATCGCCGATGGGCCCCTCAAGTGCCGGGAATGTGGAAAGCAGTTCACCACCTCAG GGAACCTGAAGCGGCACCTGCGGATCCACAGCGGGGAGAAACCCTACGTGTGCGTCCACTGCCAGCGGCAGTTCGCTGACCCCGGCGCCCTGCAGCGGCACGTTCGCATTCACACGG GTGAGAAGCCATGCCAGTGCGTGATGTGCGGCAAAGCCTTCACCCAGGCCAGCTCTCTAATTGCCCATGTGCGCCAGCACACCGGGGAGAAGCCCTACGTCTGTGAGCGCTGCGGCAAGAG ATTCGTCCAGTCCAGCCAGTTGGCCAATCATATCCGCCACCATGATAATATCCGCCCCCACAAGTGTAGCGTATGCAGCAAGGCCTTCGTGAATGTGGGGGACCTGTCTAAGCACATCATTATCCACACTG GAGAGAAGCCCTACCTGTGTGACAAGTGTGGTCGCGGTTTCAACCGGGTGGACAACCTTCGCTCCCATGTGAAGACTGTGCACCAGGGCAAGGCCGGCATCAAAATCCTGGAGCCAGAGGAGGGTGGTGAGGTCAGTGTGGTCACTGTCGATGACATGGTCACGCTGGCCACCGAGGCACTGGCAGCAACGGCTGTCACACAGCTCACAG TGGTGCCAGTAGGGGCCGCAGTGACTGCCGATGAGACTGAAGTCCTCAAAGCTGAGATCAGCAAAGCTGTGAAGCAAGTGCAGGAAGAAG ATCCCAACACCCACATCCTCTATGCCTGTGATTCCTGCGGGGATAAGTTTCTGGACGCAAACAGCCTGGCCCAGCACGTGCGGATCCACACGGCCCAGGCACTGGTCATGTTCCAGACAGATGCGGACTTCTACCAGCAGTATGGGCCGGGCAGCACGTGGCCAGCCGGGCAGGTGCTGCAGGCCGGGGAGCTGGTTTTCCGTCCTCGGGACGGGGCCGATGGGCAGCCTGCCCTGGCAGAGACACCCCCCACAGCCCCTGAATGTCCACCGTCTGCTGAGTGA
- the ZBTB17 gene encoding zinc finger and BTB domain-containing protein 17 isoform X3, whose amino-acid sequence MCWPWPASCRCRTSSQPVMPSSHWLSRLPALGRMWRPQPQKVCPLPSPVGDKRAKEEKAAATALSELDPARSSPPAGPSREPKEERGGQAESTGSGAEQTEKADAPREPVELKPDPTSGMAAAEAEAALSESSEQEMEVEPARKGEEREEEEGAAPTVVKEEGPPLEKGEAPEESEESASTDSGQELGAEARGLRSGTYGDRTESKAYGSVIHKCEDCGKEFTHTGNFKRHIRIHTGEKPFSCRECSKAFSDPAACKAHEKTHSPLKPYGCEECGKSYRLISLLNLHKKRHSGEARYRCEDCGKLFTTSGNLKRHQLVHSGEKPYQCDYCGRSFSDPTSKMRHLETHDTDKEHKCPHCDKKFNQVGNLKAHLKIHIADGPLKCRECGKQFTTSGNLKRHLRIHSGEKPYVCVHCQRQFADPGALQRHVRIHTGEKPCQCVMCGKAFTQASSLIAHVRQHTGEKPYVCERCGKRFVQSSQLANHIRHHDNIRPHKCSVCSKAFVNVGDLSKHIIIHTGEKPYLCDKCGRGFNRVDNLRSHVKTVHQGKAGIKILEPEEGGEVSVVTVDDMVTLATEALAATAVTQLTVVPVGAAVTADETEVLKAEISKAVKQVQEEDPNTHILYACDSCGDKFLDANSLAQHVRIHTAQALVMFQTDADFYQQYGPGSTWPAGQVLQAGELVFRPRDGADGQPALAETPPTAPECPPSAE is encoded by the exons ATGTGCTGGCCGTGGCCAGCTTCCTGCAGATGCAGGACATCATCACAGCCTGTCATGCCCTCAAGTCACTGGCTGAGCCGGCTGCCAGCCCTGGGGAGAATGTGGAGGCCTCAGCCGCAGAAG GTCTGTCCTCTTCCATCTCCAGTGGGTGACAAGAGAGCCAAAGAGGAGAAGGCTGCTGCCACTGCGCTGAGTGAGCTGGACCCGGCCAGGAGCAGTCCGCCCGCGGGCCCAAGCCGGGAGCCCAAGGAGGAGCGAGGTGGCCAGGCCGAGAGCACGGGCAGCG gTGCAGAGCAGACGGAGAAGGCAGATGCTCCCCGGGAGCCTGTGGAGCTCAAGCCGGACCCCACGAGTGGCATGGCTGCTGCTGAGGCCGAGGCTGCCTTGTCAGAGAGCTCAGAGCAAG AAATGGAGGTGGAGCCGGCCAGGAAGGGAGAAGAgcgagaggaggaggagggcgcCGCGCCGACGGTGGTCAAGGAAGAGGGGCCGCCACTGGAAAAGGGCGAGGCCCCGGAGGAGAGTGAGGAGTCAGCCAGCACGGACTCGGGCCAGGAGCTCGGCGCTGAGGCCCGAGGCCTGCGCTCAGGCACCTACGGCGACCGCACGGAGTCCAAGGCCTATGGCTCGGTCATCCACAAGTGCGAG GACTGTGGGAAGGAGTTCACGCACACCGGGAACTTCAAGCGGCACATCCGCATCCACACTGGTGAGAAGCCGTTCTCGTGCCGGGAGTGCAGCAAGGCCTTCTCCGACCCGGCCGCCTGCAAGGCCCACGAGAAGACGCACAG CCCGCTGAAGCCCTACGGCTGTGAGGAGTGTGGCAAGAGCTACCGGCTCATCAGCCTGCTGAACCTGCACAAGAAGCGGCACTCGGGCGAGGCGCGCTACCGCTGCGAGGACTGTGGCAAGCTCTTCACCACGTCGGGCAACCTCAAGCGGCACCAGCTGGTGCACAGCGGCGAGAAGCCCTACCAGTGCGACTACTGCGGCCGCTCCTTCTCTGACCCCACGTCGAAGATGCGCCACCTGGAGACGCACGACACAGACAAGGAGCACAAGTGCCCGCACTGCGACAAGAAGTTCAACCAG GTGGGGAATCTGAAGGCCCACCTGAAGATCCACATCGCCGATGGGCCCCTCAAGTGCCGGGAATGTGGAAAGCAGTTCACCACCTCAG GGAACCTGAAGCGGCACCTGCGGATCCACAGCGGGGAGAAACCCTACGTGTGCGTCCACTGCCAGCGGCAGTTCGCTGACCCCGGCGCCCTGCAGCGGCACGTTCGCATTCACACGG GTGAGAAGCCATGCCAGTGCGTGATGTGCGGCAAAGCCTTCACCCAGGCCAGCTCTCTAATTGCCCATGTGCGCCAGCACACCGGGGAGAAGCCCTACGTCTGTGAGCGCTGCGGCAAGAG ATTCGTCCAGTCCAGCCAGTTGGCCAATCATATCCGCCACCATGATAATATCCGCCCCCACAAGTGTAGCGTATGCAGCAAGGCCTTCGTGAATGTGGGGGACCTGTCTAAGCACATCATTATCCACACTG GAGAGAAGCCCTACCTGTGTGACAAGTGTGGTCGCGGTTTCAACCGGGTGGACAACCTTCGCTCCCATGTGAAGACTGTGCACCAGGGCAAGGCCGGCATCAAAATCCTGGAGCCAGAGGAGGGTGGTGAGGTCAGTGTGGTCACTGTCGATGACATGGTCACGCTGGCCACCGAGGCACTGGCAGCAACGGCTGTCACACAGCTCACAG TGGTGCCAGTAGGGGCCGCAGTGACTGCCGATGAGACTGAAGTCCTCAAAGCTGAGATCAGCAAAGCTGTGAAGCAAGTGCAGGAAGAAG ATCCCAACACCCACATCCTCTATGCCTGTGATTCCTGCGGGGATAAGTTTCTGGACGCAAACAGCCTGGCCCAGCACGTGCGGATCCACACGGCCCAGGCACTGGTCATGTTCCAGACAGATGCGGACTTCTACCAGCAGTATGGGCCGGGCAGCACGTGGCCAGCCGGGCAGGTGCTGCAGGCCGGGGAGCTGGTTTTCCGTCCTCGGGACGGGGCCGATGGGCAGCCTGCCCTGGCAGAGACACCCCCCACAGCCCCTGAATGTCCACCGTCTGCTGAGTGA